One window from the genome of Methyloradius palustris encodes:
- the rfaD gene encoding ADP-glyceromanno-heptose 6-epimerase, whose translation MIVITGGAGMIGSIIAWHLNTILGREDIVIVDRFTHTEQWQNLCHRRYANYLDKDELLPWLATAKDVEAVIHMGAISATTERDFNKLVQENIRYSQHLWAWCAENKVPFIYASSAATYGGGEHGYEDDETKTYTLRPLNGYGYSKQFFDQWALTQVKAGFASPPQWQGFKFFNVYGPNEYHKERMASVALHSFKQFTEHGTVKLFKSNRADYADGMQLRDFVYVKDAAAIVVHFLINKAASGIYNIGTGKARAFKDLATAVMSSMSKTPSITYIDMPQDLDGKYQYFTEASMQKLRAAGYTQPFHSLEDGVCDYVQNYLMQADPYC comes from the coding sequence ATGATTGTTATCACTGGCGGCGCAGGCATGATAGGTAGCATCATCGCCTGGCACCTCAATACTATCCTTGGACGTGAAGACATTGTGATTGTCGATCGCTTCACCCATACCGAACAATGGCAGAACCTGTGCCACCGTCGTTACGCCAACTATCTGGATAAAGACGAATTGCTGCCTTGGCTTGCCACCGCCAAAGATGTAGAAGCGGTCATTCATATGGGCGCTATCAGCGCGACTACTGAACGCGACTTTAATAAATTGGTGCAGGAAAATATCCGCTACAGCCAGCATTTATGGGCTTGGTGCGCAGAAAACAAGGTGCCCTTTATTTACGCCAGTTCAGCCGCTACCTATGGCGGCGGCGAACATGGCTATGAAGATGACGAAACCAAAACCTATACCCTGCGTCCATTGAATGGCTACGGCTATTCCAAGCAGTTTTTTGATCAATGGGCACTGACCCAGGTCAAAGCTGGCTTCGCATCGCCACCGCAATGGCAAGGCTTCAAGTTCTTCAATGTCTACGGCCCTAACGAATACCACAAAGAACGCATGGCCAGTGTGGCCTTGCATAGTTTTAAGCAGTTTACGGAACATGGGACGGTCAAACTGTTCAAGAGCAACCGTGCAGACTACGCTGACGGCATGCAACTACGCGACTTTGTCTATGTGAAAGATGCCGCGGCGATTGTCGTGCATTTCCTCATCAACAAAGCCGCTTCTGGCATCTACAACATTGGCACAGGCAAGGCACGCGCTTTCAAGGATCTAGCCACAGCCGTGATGTCCAGCATGAGCAAAACACCATCCATCACCTATATCGACATGCCGCAAGATCTGGATGGCAAATACCAATACTTCACCGAAGCCAGCATGCAAAAACTACGCGCAGCTGGTTATACCCAGCCCTTCCACAGCTTGGAAGACGGCGTGTGTGATTATGTGCAAAATTACCTGATGCAAGCCGACCCTTATTGCTAA
- a CDS encoding D-sedoheptulose 7-phosphate isomerase: MTNIENLSSALAEHQNVMSKLTALLPQIAAVANEMRACLKRGGKILLMGNGGSAADSQHIAAEIVGRYKKERRGLPSIALTTDTSIITSVGNDFGFEFIFSRQVEALCTPLDLVIGLTTSGNSPNVVRAIETAKEIGATTVGMTGGTGGKLAVLCDFCLIMPSSDTPRIQEAHIFVGHSLCELLEAD; the protein is encoded by the coding sequence ATGACTAATATCGAAAACCTATCCTCTGCCCTGGCAGAACATCAAAACGTGATGAGCAAGCTCACTGCCCTGCTGCCGCAAATCGCAGCCGTGGCTAATGAAATGCGTGCCTGCCTCAAACGTGGCGGCAAGATTCTGCTGATGGGTAATGGCGGCAGCGCAGCCGATTCACAGCATATCGCCGCCGAGATTGTAGGCCGCTACAAGAAAGAACGCCGTGGCCTGCCTTCTATTGCGTTAACCACAGATACTTCTATCATTACCTCAGTTGGTAATGATTTTGGGTTTGAGTTTATTTTCTCGCGCCAGGTTGAAGCACTTTGCACGCCATTAGACTTAGTCATAGGCCTCACCACTTCAGGCAATAGCCCCAACGTGGTTCGTGCGATTGAGACTGCTAAAGAAATTGGCGCTACAACCGTCGGCATGACTGGTGGCACAGGTGGCAAGCTAGCAGTTTTATGTGATTTCTGTCTGATCATGCCATCCAGTGATACCCCCCGGATTCAAGAAGCGCATATCTTCGTCGGCCATAGCTTGTGTGAATTACTGGAGGCAGATTAA
- the rfaE1 gene encoding D-glycero-beta-D-manno-heptose-7-phosphate kinase: MTQSLLEVVRNEFPRKDKWALVIGDLMLDRYLIGEVERISPEAPVPIVLLNNQNERAGGAANVAANLSKLGIPTRIAGCVGQDNDGKTLNSMLADIGIATTGVLSSVYRPTITKTRILGGHQQMMRLDQESRSAFSAEESQALSKLITAQINDRPAMVILSDYAKGVLSVSICQAAIELCKSLNIPVLVDPKGRDFSKYKGATALTPNKKETAEACGVSAKDNTALLAEAAKLRIELGLEFLAVTRGEEGISLIDAEQIRHVAATARQVFDVSGAGDTVISTLAAGLIHGLSHHEALELANIAAGIVVGKVGTVPITREELLNELVIQSSAVQADKVCDLENLKIRVNVWRANGQTIAFTNGCFDLLHAGHVTYLEAARKTADRLVLGLNTDRSVSALKGPTRPVVQEKDRARVLAALEAVDAVVLFDEDTPLDLIKAIHPDVIIKGSDYTEEQVVGGAEVKSWGGKVALIPIVPGRSTSSIIEKLAS, from the coding sequence ATGACGCAGTCGCTACTGGAAGTCGTTCGTAACGAATTCCCAAGAAAAGACAAATGGGCGTTGGTGATCGGCGACCTCATGCTAGACCGCTACCTGATAGGCGAAGTTGAGCGTATTTCGCCCGAAGCGCCAGTGCCTATCGTGCTGCTGAATAACCAGAATGAACGTGCTGGCGGCGCTGCAAATGTCGCGGCCAATCTGTCCAAACTTGGCATCCCTACCCGCATTGCAGGCTGTGTTGGGCAGGATAATGACGGCAAAACTCTGAACAGTATGCTGGCCGATATTGGGATTGCGACTACCGGGGTGTTAAGTTCTGTCTATCGCCCTACCATCACCAAAACCCGTATTCTCGGCGGTCATCAGCAAATGATGCGGCTAGACCAGGAAAGCCGTAGTGCTTTTAGTGCTGAAGAATCCCAAGCGCTGTCCAAACTCATTACCGCGCAAATCAATGACCGACCTGCCATGGTGATTCTGTCTGACTATGCAAAAGGCGTATTAAGTGTATCCATTTGCCAAGCCGCAATTGAGCTATGCAAATCACTGAATATCCCCGTCTTGGTTGATCCCAAAGGTCGCGACTTCAGCAAATATAAAGGCGCAACCGCGCTCACACCAAACAAGAAAGAGACCGCTGAAGCATGCGGTGTCAGCGCTAAAGACAACACAGCACTACTGGCAGAAGCGGCAAAACTGCGCATTGAACTAGGGCTGGAGTTTTTAGCTGTCACGCGCGGTGAAGAAGGTATCAGCCTGATAGATGCTGAACAAATACGCCATGTTGCTGCGACAGCGCGGCAGGTATTTGATGTCTCTGGTGCTGGCGATACAGTCATCTCCACCTTGGCAGCAGGTCTCATACATGGCTTGAGCCACCATGAGGCTTTGGAGTTAGCGAACATCGCAGCTGGCATTGTGGTTGGCAAAGTTGGCACCGTACCGATTACCCGTGAAGAATTGCTTAACGAACTTGTCATTCAAAGCTCTGCGGTGCAAGCAGACAAGGTATGTGACCTTGAGAACCTGAAAATACGCGTGAATGTCTGGCGGGCCAATGGTCAAACGATTGCATTCACCAACGGCTGTTTTGATTTGCTGCACGCAGGCCACGTAACTTATCTTGAAGCTGCCCGTAAAACTGCTGATCGCCTTGTGCTGGGCTTGAACACCGATCGCTCAGTGAGCGCGCTCAAAGGACCTACACGCCCAGTGGTACAGGAGAAAGACCGAGCTCGTGTACTGGCAGCGCTTGAGGCGGTTGATGCCGTGGTACTGTTTGATGAAGATACGCCATTAGACCTGATCAAGGCCATCCACCCTGATGTGATTATCAAAGGTAGTGATTACACTGAAGAACAAGTGGTCGGCGGCGCAGAAGTGAAATCATGGGGCGGAAAAGTTGCTTTGATCCCTATCGTGCCAGGACGCAGCACCAGTAGCATCATCGAAAAACTAGCGTCCTAG